In a genomic window of Chryseobacterium sp. G0162:
- the pgl gene encoding 6-phosphogluconolactonase, with translation MDITIFNTLDTLYKKAADTFVDLSEQSIQKNGKFVVAISGGSSPKAIFSLLATSEYADKIDWNKVYFFWVDERWVALDDEKSNFKMTLETLLNKVPVNKDQIFPMYKGGIDPEDYAKEYEAQIRNVLGEEGVFDFILLGMGDDGHTASLFPGEAVLDEKEKWVAAYYLKPQEMFRITLTEPIINKANNILIVTFGTSKKHALNEVLNGEYNPKLYPLQLIKKKDGVQIFTDEEAGA, from the coding sequence ATGGATATTACAATATTTAATACGCTCGATACTTTATATAAAAAAGCAGCAGATACTTTCGTTGACCTTTCCGAACAATCTATTCAAAAAAACGGAAAATTTGTAGTAGCGATAAGCGGTGGTTCTTCTCCGAAAGCCATTTTCAGCTTATTGGCGACTTCAGAATATGCAGATAAAATAGATTGGAACAAAGTTTATTTTTTCTGGGTAGATGAAAGATGGGTTGCTCTTGATGATGAAAAGAGTAATTTTAAAATGACTCTGGAAACACTTTTAAATAAAGTTCCTGTCAATAAAGATCAGATTTTCCCTATGTATAAGGGCGGAATTGATCCTGAAGATTATGCTAAAGAATATGAAGCGCAAATCAGAAATGTATTAGGTGAAGAAGGTGTTTTCGATTTTATCCTTTTAGGAATGGGTGATGATGGTCATACCGCTTCCTTATTTCCGGGAGAAGCAGTACTGGATGAAAAAGAAAAATGGGTTGCAGCTTATTATTTGAAACCTCAGGAAATGTTCAGGATTACTCTGACAGAACCTATTATCAATAAAGCCAACAACATTTTGATTGTTACATTCGGTACCTCTAAAAAGCATGCTCTGAACGAAGTTTTAAATGGAGAATACAATCCGAAATTATACCCGCTTCAGTTAATTAAAAAGAAAGACGGGGTTCAGATTTTTACCGACGAAGAGGCAGGAGCCTAA
- a CDS encoding ABC transporter ATP-binding protein, whose amino-acid sequence MLKTINLHKKYNDFTALQSLNLEIQKGEIFALLGQNGAGKSTTINILLGLIKATSGDAFIHDISVKDHPEKIKKHLAYIPETVLLYPNLTGIENLDFFSKIAGFHYNKEELSALLQRTGLQEIAHDKPLGGYSKGMRQKVGIAIALAKDAKVLLLDEPTSGLDPIATSEFTEIVRQLGHEGRTILMATHDIFNAVSVATNIGIMKQGELVQNLPSKSFSAEELQELYLQTI is encoded by the coding sequence ATGTTAAAAACCATCAATCTTCATAAAAAATACAATGATTTCACTGCTTTACAATCTCTTAATCTCGAAATTCAGAAAGGAGAGATTTTTGCCCTTCTCGGACAAAACGGTGCAGGAAAAAGTACAACCATCAATATCCTTTTAGGTTTAATTAAAGCGACTTCCGGTGATGCCTTCATCCATGATATTTCAGTGAAAGACCATCCTGAAAAAATCAAAAAACATCTGGCATACATTCCTGAGACAGTGTTGCTTTATCCAAATCTTACCGGAATTGAAAATCTTGATTTCTTCTCAAAAATTGCAGGCTTTCATTATAATAAAGAAGAACTTTCCGCGCTTTTGCAGCGTACCGGGTTGCAGGAAATTGCCCATGACAAGCCATTGGGCGGTTATTCAAAGGGAATGCGACAGAAAGTTGGAATTGCTATCGCTCTTGCCAAAGATGCTAAAGTATTACTCCTTGATGAACCCACTAGCGGACTTGACCCGATTGCCACTTCTGAATTTACAGAAATTGTAAGACAGCTGGGCCACGAAGGAAGAACTATTTTAATGGCAACCCATGATATCTTCAATGCTGTAAGTGTTGCTACGAATATCGGAATTATGAAACAGGGCGAACTGGTACAAAATCTTCCGTCCAAATCGTTTTCTGCTGAGGAATTGCAGGAATTGTATTTGCAAACCATCTGA
- a CDS encoding serine hydrolase domain-containing protein produces the protein MKLTLLILLFPFLIFGQKNVSANLEKYMQAQVEVNNFSGTVLVKKDGHVLLKKAYGLADYEWNIKNTVDTKFQLASVTKQFTATAILLLVEKGKLSLDDKLSKFLPDYPKGDSVTIHMLLSHSSGLAMGFKEIALSTKDQDSAYAEIKKIPYEFSPGIKSGYSNIGYYLLAKIIEKVSGEKYAVFLKKNIFEKAGMKNTGVSNNDSIVLKKAKAYYRTESGLIHNPYINWQINVGHDGVYSTVEDLALWDKALYGTDILSAQMKKLMFKPYGDENWGYGFIINPFYNHGHQLIAHDGGFFGTMTSFNRFTDDNLFVTVLSNNESFSYIISYGLSAIALGKEVELPYKHHRIEIDPNLYNQYAGKYDKITVLKIDDKLYFNDVEMELIPESKTKFFRKDNNDRTVEFIPDSAGIYNAIILTKGGVKEVIRRSK, from the coding sequence ATGAAGCTAACACTACTAATTCTGTTATTTCCATTTCTCATTTTTGGACAGAAAAATGTATCAGCTAATCTTGAGAAATATATGCAGGCTCAGGTTGAAGTCAACAACTTTAGTGGAACTGTCCTTGTGAAAAAAGACGGTCATGTTTTACTAAAAAAAGCATATGGTTTGGCAGATTATGAATGGAATATTAAAAATACTGTAGATACTAAATTTCAGTTGGCTTCAGTAACCAAACAATTTACTGCAACCGCTATACTTCTGTTGGTTGAAAAAGGGAAACTCTCCCTTGATGATAAACTGAGTAAATTTCTGCCAGATTACCCCAAGGGTGATAGTGTGACGATCCATATGTTGTTATCGCATAGCTCAGGGTTGGCTATGGGCTTTAAAGAAATAGCCTTAAGCACTAAGGATCAAGATTCTGCCTATGCCGAAATAAAGAAAATACCTTATGAATTCTCTCCTGGAATTAAAAGCGGATACAGTAATATTGGCTATTATTTATTGGCTAAGATCATTGAAAAAGTCTCGGGGGAGAAGTATGCAGTTTTCTTAAAGAAAAATATATTTGAAAAAGCCGGGATGAAGAATACAGGAGTCAGTAATAATGATTCTATAGTTTTAAAAAAAGCAAAGGCTTACTATCGGACAGAAAGTGGGCTTATTCATAATCCTTATATCAACTGGCAAATTAATGTAGGTCATGATGGCGTTTATTCTACTGTTGAAGATCTGGCCTTATGGGATAAAGCCTTATATGGAACAGATATTCTTTCCGCGCAGATGAAAAAATTAATGTTTAAACCTTATGGTGATGAAAATTGGGGATATGGATTTATCATCAATCCGTTCTACAATCACGGACATCAATTAATAGCCCATGATGGAGGCTTTTTTGGAACAATGACTTCCTTTAACCGGTTTACAGATGACAATCTTTTTGTGACCGTACTTTCTAATAACGAATCATTTTCCTATATTATAAGTTATGGGCTTTCTGCCATTGCATTGGGAAAAGAGGTGGAGCTTCCTTATAAACACCACCGAATTGAAATAGATCCAAATTTATACAATCAATATGCAGGGAAATATGATAAAATTACCGTATTGAAAATTGATGATAAACTTTATTTTAACGATGTGGAAATGGAACTTATTCCAGAGTCTAAAACCAAATTTTTTAGAAAAGATAATAATGACAGGACAGTAGAATTTATTCCCGATAGTGCGGGGATTTACAACGCTATAATTCTGACAAAAGGTGGGGTGAAAGAGGTTATCAGAAGGAGTAAATAG
- the gndA gene encoding NADP-dependent phosphogluconate dehydrogenase — MEKYNYGVIGLGVMGRNLLYNIADNGFSTAGFDLDEEKVRELHQGATPGTSVKGTASLEEFVSVLDSPRKIILMVPAGKPVDAVLESITPLLSPKDIVIDAGNSYFKDTERRIADLASKNLHFMGMGVSGGEQGARRGPSIMPGGDLEAFNLLKPMLELIAAKVNGEPCTAYMGKGSAGNYVKMVHNGIEYAIMQLISEAYDLLRKGANLNNNQLYEVFKTWNEGEMNSFLIEITRDIFQQKDDLTDGFLVDQILDKAGAKGTGKWTSEQAMEIGVSIPTIDIAVTSRILSAYKDERVKASQLYPKGEITTPENTDVFIKEVGEALYLATLISYAQGLALLVKASEEYQFEIPLKDVVKIWRGGCIIRSVLLEKFYSAYSKDQNLSNILLDQGISEIVKDKISSLRKVASFAASNGIPSIGIQTALGYFEAYTTESLPINLLQAQRDYFGAHTYQRIDREGVFHTSWQNVNN, encoded by the coding sequence ATGGAAAAGTATAATTACGGGGTCATCGGTCTCGGAGTAATGGGAAGAAACCTGCTTTATAATATTGCTGATAACGGTTTTTCAACAGCAGGATTCGATTTGGATGAGGAAAAAGTAAGAGAACTTCATCAAGGAGCAACTCCGGGAACTTCAGTTAAAGGAACAGCTTCTTTGGAAGAGTTTGTATCAGTTTTGGATAGTCCGAGAAAAATTATTTTAATGGTTCCCGCTGGAAAGCCTGTAGATGCTGTCCTGGAAAGCATTACACCCCTTCTCAGCCCAAAAGATATTGTAATTGATGCGGGAAATTCTTATTTCAAAGATACTGAAAGACGCATTGCTGATCTCGCTTCAAAAAACCTTCATTTTATGGGAATGGGCGTCTCAGGAGGAGAGCAAGGCGCAAGAAGAGGACCAAGTATTATGCCTGGTGGAGATTTGGAAGCTTTCAACCTGTTAAAACCTATGTTGGAATTAATTGCAGCAAAAGTTAATGGTGAACCTTGTACCGCTTACATGGGCAAAGGTTCTGCAGGAAACTACGTAAAGATGGTTCATAACGGTATCGAATATGCCATCATGCAGTTGATCAGCGAAGCTTACGATTTGTTGAGAAAAGGAGCCAATCTAAACAACAATCAGCTTTATGAGGTTTTCAAAACATGGAATGAAGGTGAAATGAATTCTTTCCTTATTGAAATCACAAGAGATATTTTCCAGCAAAAAGATGATTTAACAGATGGTTTTCTTGTTGACCAGATTCTGGATAAAGCCGGAGCAAAAGGAACAGGGAAATGGACTTCTGAGCAGGCTATGGAAATTGGTGTTTCTATTCCGACTATTGATATCGCGGTAACTTCAAGAATTTTATCCGCTTATAAAGATGAGCGAGTGAAAGCTTCTCAATTATATCCTAAAGGAGAAATAACAACTCCGGAAAATACAGATGTGTTCATCAAAGAAGTGGGTGAAGCCTTGTATTTGGCTACTTTAATCAGCTATGCTCAAGGGTTAGCATTATTGGTAAAAGCTTCTGAAGAATATCAGTTTGAAATTCCGTTAAAAGATGTTGTTAAAATATGGAGAGGTGGATGTATTATCCGTTCTGTTTTATTAGAAAAATTCTATTCGGCTTATTCTAAAGATCAGAATTTATCTAATATCCTATTGGATCAAGGGATTTCAGAAATCGTAAAAGATAAAATTTCTTCATTAAGAAAAGTCGCTTCCTTTGCTGCATCAAATGGAATTCCAAGCATAGGAATTCAGACAGCTTTAGGATATTTCGAAGCCTATACAACAGAATCTTTACCGATCAATCTGCTTCAGGCTCAGCGTGATTATTTTGGGGCGCACACTTACCAAAGAATTGACAGAGAAGGAGTTTTTCACACTTCATGGCAAAACGTAAATAACTAA
- a CDS encoding serine hydrolase domain-containing protein has protein sequence MKSPFYLLILIALVSSCQTSKKVFSENRDYRFLTDSLSIESQLEKYKLPGFSLVVFENYKIVYSNQVGVKSMDSKEKLDVNTAFSTASITKPITALLCHILEEKGLINLDEPIDKSLKRWHLPKSKFTENKSPTWRLFFNHTSGTNQGGFSDYYNGDVIPTIKQSLLGQIPRYDKEIEFLFTPGTGFEYSGGGYVIVQMALEDTFNKSIAELAQEHLFTPLGLMNTTMIQPNEKGFLTDVASVHDKDGKVIKTGLPITPQIGASGVWSTPTDLAKLSIEIQNALRNKNNKVISHQVAKRVTEVTALKDAVGGWGYGWQKSVAYNHYDWFMCNGSNTGVGGSILATMEDGNGFVILANGEKPNRIPVINEARIKLLTLMNWNKKISNKNIQELPLGLKKQLIGTYNDFLYGQGAETKIVEKDNHLYVESPFLGYFKGKNANELLYMGNGTFTIVDYPNLLKFDFSNGKVNSVILTRDSLKTEVQIIKK, from the coding sequence ATGAAAAGCCCCTTTTATTTACTGATTCTTATAGCACTGGTTTCAAGCTGCCAAACAAGTAAAAAAGTTTTTTCGGAAAATAGAGATTACCGTTTTCTTACGGATAGTTTAAGCATTGAATCACAATTAGAAAAGTACAAGCTTCCTGGATTTAGCCTTGTGGTTTTTGAAAATTATAAGATTGTTTATTCAAATCAGGTAGGAGTGAAGTCAATGGATTCTAAAGAAAAATTAGATGTAAACACTGCTTTTTCCACAGCGTCAATCACAAAACCAATCACCGCACTTCTTTGCCATATCCTTGAAGAAAAAGGATTAATTAACCTGGATGAGCCCATTGATAAATCTTTAAAACGCTGGCATTTACCCAAAAGTAAGTTTACTGAAAACAAGAGTCCAACCTGGAGACTATTTTTTAATCATACTTCGGGTACAAATCAAGGTGGATTCTCAGATTATTATAACGGAGATGTTATTCCAACTATAAAACAAAGTCTTTTAGGACAAATACCAAGATATGATAAAGAAATTGAATTCCTGTTTACGCCGGGAACCGGTTTTGAATATAGCGGGGGAGGATATGTAATTGTCCAAATGGCATTAGAAGATACTTTCAATAAGTCTATTGCAGAACTGGCACAGGAACATCTTTTTACCCCTCTTGGTTTGATGAATACCACCATGATACAGCCTAATGAAAAGGGGTTTCTAACAGATGTAGCTTCTGTTCACGATAAAGATGGAAAAGTGATAAAAACAGGCTTACCAATTACGCCACAGATTGGAGCATCAGGAGTATGGTCTACGCCTACAGATCTAGCGAAGCTTTCTATTGAGATACAAAATGCTTTACGCAATAAAAATAATAAAGTCATTTCTCATCAGGTTGCCAAAAGAGTAACGGAAGTAACAGCGTTGAAAGATGCCGTTGGAGGTTGGGGGTATGGCTGGCAAAAGTCTGTTGCTTATAATCACTATGATTGGTTTATGTGTAATGGCTCCAATACGGGAGTTGGGGGAAGTATTTTGGCTACTATGGAAGACGGAAATGGTTTTGTAATTCTTGCGAATGGTGAAAAACCTAATCGTATTCCGGTGATCAACGAAGCCCGCATAAAACTTCTGACTTTAATGAACTGGAATAAGAAAATATCCAATAAAAATATTCAGGAACTTCCTTTGGGTTTAAAAAAACAACTTATCGGAACGTATAACGATTTTCTTTATGGACAGGGAGCAGAAACGAAAATTGTAGAAAAGGATAACCATCTCTATGTTGAGTCTCCATTTTTGGGATATTTTAAAGGAAAAAATGCTAATGAATTGCTGTATATGGGAAATGGGACCTTTACAATTGTAGATTATCCCAACCTATTAAAATTCGATTTCAGCAATGGAAAGGTAAACTCTGTCATCTTAACAAGAGATTCTCTGAAAACGGAAGTTCAAATTATTAAAAAATAG
- a CDS encoding nuclear transport factor 2 family protein yields the protein MNELKINAIIQDLSNSLQTRSYDRFVSYFTENAIFEIPFTVNGGAVIKGKENIKKHFDNVQQNPLTKLIEIESVYTKIYHCADDLTVTVEYFTKGKSLATNEAFEIQSSIALIQFDASGIVYYKDFPNTLGIA from the coding sequence ATGAACGAATTAAAAATAAATGCAATTATTCAGGACCTGTCAAATTCCTTACAGACAAGAAGCTATGACAGGTTTGTTAGCTATTTTACAGAGAATGCAATTTTTGAAATACCGTTTACAGTTAATGGAGGAGCTGTAATAAAGGGAAAAGAAAATATAAAAAAGCACTTTGACAATGTACAGCAAAATCCACTGACTAAATTGATTGAAATAGAAAGTGTTTATACAAAAATATATCATTGTGCAGATGACCTTACAGTCACGGTTGAGTATTTCACAAAGGGAAAATCATTGGCTACAAATGAAGCTTTTGAAATACAATCTTCTATTGCACTTATTCAATTTGACGCAAGTGGTATTGTTTATTACAAAGATTTTCCAAATACTCTGGGAATTGCTTAA
- a CDS encoding PepSY-like domain-containing protein — MKKLTFLVAALAGISFVCAQRIQEKDVPSNVKAGFQKHFPEAKNVKWEKEEGNYEAGFKVQKVEHSVLLDAYGNIVESEVTINRSELSAPIKDYITKHYPGKRIKEAAKITDAKGVLTYEAEIEGMDIIFDKSGTFIKEVKD, encoded by the coding sequence ATGAAAAAGTTAACATTTCTAGTGGCTGCCTTGGCTGGTATTTCGTTTGTCTGTGCACAGCGAATTCAGGAAAAAGATGTTCCTTCAAACGTAAAAGCTGGATTTCAGAAGCATTTTCCCGAGGCCAAAAACGTAAAATGGGAAAAAGAAGAAGGCAATTATGAAGCCGGATTCAAAGTCCAAAAAGTAGAACATTCCGTTTTGCTGGATGCTTACGGTAATATTGTAGAGAGTGAGGTAACAATAAACAGGAGTGAACTTTCAGCTCCCATAAAAGACTACATCACTAAACATTATCCAGGTAAGAGAATAAAAGAAGCTGCAAAAATTACGGATGCTAAAGGTGTACTGACTTACGAAGCGGAAATAGAGGGAATGGATATTATTTTTGATAAGTCAGGTACATTTATAAAAGAGGTGAAAGACTAA
- a CDS encoding helix-turn-helix domain-containing protein: MIEFQFIHILIHLQMVLYIITVFRVLTKTKKLYLENYAGKNISSYNWLFQFTVVLTILYAVAFLKNILKFSDYQHISEWIKIGLLSSSLLVFCWYLFKALNNPGLFRNIDSKLKLVSEIVSEEKSRKESIVDEREYNEELLKLKKYMVEKRPYLNSSLTIQDVSNDIEIPVRDLSLLINHQLGQHFYDFVNAYRIESAMGILKDTSKSKVTVLEILYEVGFNSKSSFNTAFKKHTGNTPTAYRKGV; the protein is encoded by the coding sequence ATGATAGAGTTCCAGTTCATTCATATTTTAATACATCTTCAGATGGTTCTATATATCATTACTGTTTTTAGAGTACTAACAAAAACAAAGAAACTATATCTTGAAAACTATGCCGGTAAAAACATCAGCTCCTATAATTGGTTATTCCAGTTTACCGTTGTACTGACTATTTTATATGCGGTAGCTTTTTTAAAAAATATTTTAAAATTTTCTGACTATCAACATATTTCGGAATGGATCAAGATCGGACTTTTATCGTCTTCTCTTTTGGTTTTTTGTTGGTATTTATTCAAAGCGTTAAATAACCCTGGCCTTTTTAGAAATATTGATTCGAAACTAAAGCTTGTTTCTGAGATTGTTTCAGAAGAAAAAAGCCGTAAGGAATCAATAGTAGATGAAAGAGAATATAATGAGGAACTTTTGAAGCTAAAAAAATATATGGTTGAGAAAAGACCATATCTTAACTCTTCGCTCACCATTCAGGATGTTTCCAATGATATTGAAATTCCTGTTCGCGATTTATCTCTTTTAATCAATCATCAATTAGGGCAACATTTTTATGATTTTGTGAATGCCTATCGAATAGAAAGTGCTATGGGTATTTTAAAAGATACTTCAAAAAGTAAAGTGACGGTTTTAGAAATTCTATACGAAGTCGGTTTTAATTCAAAATCTTCTTTTAATACTGCTTTTAAAAAACACACAGGCAATACCCCAACGGCTTATCGTAAGGGTGTGTAA
- a CDS encoding helix-turn-helix domain-containing protein, which yields MTIKIYRPENPILKKYIECFYTLEQTSEESSATYFTFPSIYTIVTMSEKTETLIMENKMTIRYCQSNPIETNLVCNFNEPVLINYEGVINEITTYFKPLGINAFIPNNLRDYAEGNFPDFNPYEDYKETMAAILSIKDPDEKIRVLELYWLSKFRPFENVLLAEVLTEMLHTNNINQSMMKLSYTTGRSRTTINKHFDQHICKTPSQFKKIIRFRAAIQSRLDDQNRVGLSYSVDYFDQSHMIRDFKKLTGFTPKFFFSKITTLEKGVIKWMFI from the coding sequence ATGACAATAAAAATCTATAGACCTGAAAATCCTATATTAAAAAAGTATATCGAATGCTTTTATACCCTCGAGCAGACCTCTGAAGAATCTTCTGCAACTTATTTTACCTTTCCGAGTATCTATACCATTGTCACGATGAGTGAGAAAACAGAAACTCTGATCATGGAAAACAAAATGACAATTAGATACTGCCAGTCTAATCCCATTGAAACAAATCTGGTATGTAATTTTAATGAGCCTGTATTGATAAACTATGAAGGCGTAATCAATGAAATTACTACGTACTTCAAACCGTTAGGGATCAATGCTTTTATACCAAATAATTTAAGAGATTATGCGGAAGGAAACTTTCCTGATTTTAATCCATATGAGGATTATAAAGAAACCATGGCAGCCATTCTTTCTATAAAAGATCCGGATGAAAAAATCAGAGTGCTGGAATTGTATTGGCTTTCAAAATTTCGTCCGTTTGAGAATGTTTTGTTGGCAGAGGTACTGACTGAAATGTTGCATACAAATAATATCAATCAATCTATGATGAAATTGTCTTATACTACGGGTCGGTCACGAACAACGATCAACAAGCATTTTGATCAGCATATTTGTAAAACGCCTTCCCAGTTCAAAAAAATTATCAGATTCAGGGCAGCTATTCAAAGCCGGCTTGACGACCAAAATCGAGTAGGATTGTCTTATAGTGTTGATTATTTTGACCAGTCACACATGATCAGGGATTTTAAAAAATTAACAGGTTTTACACCAAAATTTTTTTTTTCAAAAATAACAACACTTGAAAAAGGTGTTATAAAATGGATGTTTATTTAG
- the zwf gene encoding glucose-6-phosphate dehydrogenase, whose product MSDNTILHPTTIVIFGATGDLAKRKLFPAFYNLYIDGRMPKGFNILALGRAENTDEKFRAYIKENLESFSRKTVTKEDWAGFQAHISYFQHQLDEEDSYQKLYHKLENFDKVYGTRGNRLFYLSIAPNFVSVISNHIKNTSIASDPAKDRIIIEKPFGHNKESAIELNNLLSQTFQEEQIYRIDHYLGKETVQNILAFRFGNSIFEPLWNHRHIESVQITVAEEVGVETRASFYEQTGALRDMIQNHLLQILCMVAMEPPVSLESGEIRDRKVDVLKSIRRISSDKVDHYAVRGQYGRGKVNGVKVNGYRQEEGIAADSNTETFAAIKFYLDNERWENVPFYVRTGKKMKEKHSYITIQFKPLPHSTFSESTSLLSANRLIINIQPQMDIRLQFMSKKPGLSLELKPVEMIFDNFACQTDTPEAYETLLLEALVGDLTLFMRSDQVEEAWDVVKTIQETWETTKDASFPNYDAGSWGPDDSNALVERQGHQWV is encoded by the coding sequence ATGAGCGACAACACAATCCTGCATCCAACAACCATTGTTATTTTTGGTGCAACAGGAGATTTGGCAAAAAGAAAGCTTTTTCCTGCATTTTATAATTTATATATCGATGGCAGAATGCCCAAAGGCTTTAATATTCTAGCCTTAGGAAGAGCCGAAAATACGGATGAAAAATTCAGAGCTTATATTAAAGAAAATCTGGAGAGTTTTTCCAGAAAAACTGTAACCAAGGAAGATTGGGCTGGTTTTCAGGCACACATCAGCTATTTTCAGCATCAGTTGGATGAAGAAGATTCTTACCAAAAACTGTATCATAAATTAGAAAATTTCGACAAAGTATACGGAACGAGAGGGAACAGGCTATTTTACCTTTCCATCGCTCCAAATTTCGTGTCGGTTATTTCAAATCATATTAAAAATACCTCTATCGCTTCAGATCCTGCAAAAGATCGAATTATTATAGAAAAACCTTTTGGTCACAATAAAGAGTCTGCTATAGAATTGAATAATCTTCTTTCCCAAACCTTTCAGGAAGAACAGATTTACCGTATCGACCATTATTTAGGGAAAGAAACCGTTCAGAATATTTTAGCCTTCAGATTCGGAAACTCAATTTTCGAGCCTTTATGGAATCACAGGCATATAGAATCGGTCCAGATTACTGTTGCAGAAGAAGTAGGAGTAGAGACAAGAGCCAGTTTTTATGAGCAGACGGGTGCTTTACGTGATATGATTCAGAATCATCTTTTACAAATTCTATGTATGGTTGCTATGGAGCCACCGGTTTCATTGGAGTCTGGTGAAATCAGGGATCGTAAAGTGGATGTTTTAAAATCAATTCGCAGAATTTCTTCAGATAAAGTAGATCATTATGCAGTTCGGGGTCAGTATGGAAGAGGAAAAGTAAATGGAGTCAAGGTAAACGGCTATCGTCAGGAAGAAGGAATTGCCGCTGATTCCAATACAGAAACATTTGCTGCCATTAAGTTTTATCTGGATAACGAAAGATGGGAAAACGTTCCTTTCTATGTTCGAACCGGAAAAAAAATGAAAGAAAAGCATTCTTATATTACCATTCAGTTTAAACCACTTCCCCATTCTACATTTTCAGAAAGCACATCACTTTTATCAGCTAATCGACTGATTATTAATATCCAGCCGCAAATGGATATCAGATTGCAGTTTATGTCAAAGAAACCGGGACTTTCATTAGAATTGAAACCGGTAGAAATGATTTTTGATAATTTTGCCTGCCAGACTGATACTCCTGAAGCCTATGAAACTCTTTTATTAGAAGCACTTGTAGGTGATCTTACATTATTTATGCGTTCTGATCAGGTAGAAGAAGCCTGGGATGTTGTAAAAACAATTCAGGAAACCTGGGAAACAACCAAGGATGCTTCTTTCCCAAATTACGATGCAGGAAGCTGGGGACCTGATGACAGCAATGCTTTGGTTGAAAGACAAGGGCATCAGTGGGTTTAA